In Balaenoptera musculus isolate JJ_BM4_2016_0621 chromosome 19, mBalMus1.pri.v3, whole genome shotgun sequence, one genomic interval encodes:
- the NUDT21 gene encoding cleavage and polyadenylation specificity factor subunit 5 isoform X2 → MSVVPPNRSQTGWPRGVNQFGNKYIQQTKPLTLERTINLYPLTNYTFGTKEPLYEKDSSVAARFQRMREEFDKIGMRRTVEGVLIVHEHRLPHVLLLQLGTTFFKLPGGELNPGEDEVEGLKRLMTEILGRQDGVLQDWVIDDCIGNWWRPNFEPPQYPYIPAHITKPKEHKKLFLVQLQEKALFAVPKNYKLVAAPLFELYDNAPGYGPIISSLPQLLSRFNNGTYWSS, encoded by the exons ATGTCCGTGGTGCCGCCCAATCGCTCGCAGACCGGCTGGCCCCGCGGGGTCAACCAGTTCGGCAACAAGTACATCCAGCAGACCAAGCCCCTCACCCTGGAGCGCACTATCAACCT GTACCCTCTTACCAATTACACTTTTGGTACAAAAGAGCCCCTCTATGAGAAGGACAGCTCCGTTGCAGCCAGATTTCAGCGGATGAGGGAGGAATTTGATAAAATTGGCATGAGGAGGACTGTAGAAGGGGTTTTGATTGTCCATGAGCACCGGCTACCCCATGTGTTACTGCTACAGCTGGGAACAACTTTCTTTAAACT ACCTGGTGGTGAGCTTAACCCAGGAGAAGATGAAGTTGAAGGACTAAAACGCTTAATGACAgag ATATTGGGTCGTCAAGATGGAGTCCTGCAAGACTGGGTTATTGATGACTGCATTGGTAACTGGTGGAGACCAAATTTTGAACCTCCTCAG tATCCATATATTCCTGCACATATTACAAAACCTAAGGAACATAAGAAGTTGTTTTTGGTTCAGCTTCAAGAGAAGG cCTTGTTTGCAGTCCCTAAAAATTACAAGCTGGTAGCTGCACCACTGTTTGAACTGTATGACAATGCACCTGGATATGGACCCATCATTTCTAGTCTCCCCCAGCTTTTGAGCAG ATTTAATAATGGAACATATTGGTCCAGCTAA
- the NUDT21 gene encoding cleavage and polyadenylation specificity factor subunit 5 isoform X1 yields MSVVPPNRSQTGWPRGVNQFGNKYIQQTKPLTLERTINLYPLTNYTFGTKEPLYEKDSSVAARFQRMREEFDKIGMRRTVEGVLIVHEHRLPHVLLLQLGTTFFKLPGGELNPGEDEVEGLKRLMTEILGRQDGVLQDWVIDDCIGNWWRPNFEPPQYPYIPAHITKPKEHKKLFLVQLQEKALFAVPKNYKLVAAPLFELYDNAPGYGPIISSLPQLLSRNQTSSFAPLLWSADGLHVEVWDMKKESYYSFI; encoded by the exons ATGTCCGTGGTGCCGCCCAATCGCTCGCAGACCGGCTGGCCCCGCGGGGTCAACCAGTTCGGCAACAAGTACATCCAGCAGACCAAGCCCCTCACCCTGGAGCGCACTATCAACCT GTACCCTCTTACCAATTACACTTTTGGTACAAAAGAGCCCCTCTATGAGAAGGACAGCTCCGTTGCAGCCAGATTTCAGCGGATGAGGGAGGAATTTGATAAAATTGGCATGAGGAGGACTGTAGAAGGGGTTTTGATTGTCCATGAGCACCGGCTACCCCATGTGTTACTGCTACAGCTGGGAACAACTTTCTTTAAACT ACCTGGTGGTGAGCTTAACCCAGGAGAAGATGAAGTTGAAGGACTAAAACGCTTAATGACAgag ATATTGGGTCGTCAAGATGGAGTCCTGCAAGACTGGGTTATTGATGACTGCATTGGTAACTGGTGGAGACCAAATTTTGAACCTCCTCAG tATCCATATATTCCTGCACATATTACAAAACCTAAGGAACATAAGAAGTTGTTTTTGGTTCAGCTTCAAGAGAAGG cCTTGTTTGCAGTCCCTAAAAATTACAAGCTGGTAGCTGCACCACTGTTTGAACTGTATGACAATGCACCTGGATATGGACCCATCATTTCTAGTCTCCCCCAGCTTTTGAGCAG AAATCAGACTTCATCTTTTGCTCCTCTGCTTTGGTCTGCTGATGGGTTACACGTTGAAGTATGGGATATGAAAAAAGAGtcatattattcatttatttaa
- the NUDT21 gene encoding cleavage and polyadenylation specificity factor subunit 5 isoform X3, whose product MSVVPPNRSQTGWPRGVNQFGNKYIQQTKPLTLERTINLYPLTNYTFGTKEPLYEKDSSVAARFQRMREEFDKIGMRRTVEGVLIVHEHRLPHVLLLQLGTTFFKLPGGELNPGEDEVEGLKRLMTEILGRQDGVLQDWVIDDCIGNWWRPNFEPPQYPYIPAHITKPKEHKKLFLVQLQEKALFAVPKNYKLVAAPLFELYDNAPGYGPIISSLPQLLSRFNFIYN is encoded by the exons ATGTCCGTGGTGCCGCCCAATCGCTCGCAGACCGGCTGGCCCCGCGGGGTCAACCAGTTCGGCAACAAGTACATCCAGCAGACCAAGCCCCTCACCCTGGAGCGCACTATCAACCT GTACCCTCTTACCAATTACACTTTTGGTACAAAAGAGCCCCTCTATGAGAAGGACAGCTCCGTTGCAGCCAGATTTCAGCGGATGAGGGAGGAATTTGATAAAATTGGCATGAGGAGGACTGTAGAAGGGGTTTTGATTGTCCATGAGCACCGGCTACCCCATGTGTTACTGCTACAGCTGGGAACAACTTTCTTTAAACT ACCTGGTGGTGAGCTTAACCCAGGAGAAGATGAAGTTGAAGGACTAAAACGCTTAATGACAgag ATATTGGGTCGTCAAGATGGAGTCCTGCAAGACTGGGTTATTGATGACTGCATTGGTAACTGGTGGAGACCAAATTTTGAACCTCCTCAG tATCCATATATTCCTGCACATATTACAAAACCTAAGGAACATAAGAAGTTGTTTTTGGTTCAGCTTCAAGAGAAGG cCTTGTTTGCAGTCCCTAAAAATTACAAGCTGGTAGCTGCACCACTGTTTGAACTGTATGACAATGCACCTGGATATGGACCCATCATTTCTAGTCTCCCCCAGCTTTTGAGCAG GTTCAATTTTATATACAACTGA